DNA from Plutella xylostella chromosome 19, ilPluXylo3.1, whole genome shotgun sequence:
TACGTCAGATctttttgtcaaaagaaaatgacacccgcgcgctggccctatctatcatggcgagctgattttccgcatttagcctccaaggtgggccattatgcattatgcgctggccctaattcatacaaattatgacagatttatgacattttagggccaacgcgagcGAGGATGTCATTTTCTAGtgcggttgggcctgtccttacgctaataatatacatataagttaATGTCATTATTACAATCAAACTGACTGTAAACACAAAGCATGAAAACCCTCACTCCACTGTTTTTTGAAAGCCAATGCCTTCCCAGTCAACGaacattattatgtagtaaatgacaGAAAGACCGTTTGAGTTTACACTGTGGGATGTAGCCATGACCATGAGCAGCGCTAGATTGTAGTGGAAGTTTATAGTAATTAGCTAGTGTGTGTAACATTAAAGATGTCTCCATATAattatactatttattattgtattaccGGTGGAGACAGTGGCGAGCTGGTAGCGCGGCGcagggcgcgcggggggcgcggggggcgcgggcggcgcggggggggaCTCCGTCGGACTCACCGACCTGCGGGACACACCAACATCGTTATAATTCATTGATTTTCCTCTCAGTGTAGGCCTGCCCTAGACCCCTTCATTTTCCCCCATCATTGCAGTTCTTCTTTACCATGGTCCGGCCACTTCTTCATAGATGCGATTAAATGAGatgaaacaacaacaaaaacaagtTTAAATATCACCAAACAAGAGATTTAAATTGTAGGTGGAACATACCTCAAGTACTCCTCGAGCGTGGTGGCGTCGGCGATGAAGTGGTCCTGCAGCGGCGGCGTGCGTGCGCCCCGCGGCGACCCTCCTccccccgccccgccgcgCGGCGAccccccgcccgcccccgcccccgcgccgccctccTCCCCCGCGGAGCTCCACGAGCGCGACAGGGACAGCAGCGACGTGTCCTCGCCCGCCGCCCGCAGCGCGCCGCTCGACGAGCTCAGCTCACTCGTCTCCACAATGCGGAATGATGAGTCTGACACAGGATAGTAAGCCTTTAGGTATTGGGCATTCTAAACTATTTAGTTTCCTGTAATTAACTTTTCAAGCATATGGCTTATATGTGGACTAGTTAACTGCAGCCAACATTTACCATATCCAATCattactcccttgcggggtaggcagaggtgcatagctgcacccacttttcgccagagagAGAGAAGAGTACTTGTCACTGGACAAGTAACTCCTTAAACGCCTGATTAATCCAACAAACCTGCATATGGTAAAGAAACTGAtcacatatttaaaataacagaaataaaaacttaatcCCAGGACAATTGACTGTTGATGAACTATTCGGAATccgtcaatttagtatctgagttTAAAACAGAGATTAGTATAGTGGTGGGTGGCATGTGTGTTACCTAGCGTGGAGTCGTCGAGCCCCAGCAGGCGCGCCTGGCGGGCGGTGAGGCTGGTCTTGCGGCGCGGCGGCAGCAGCCGGGCGGCGTGCAGCAGCAGCGAGCCCGccagcagcgccgccgccgccagctccACCGCGTGCAGCGCCGACGTGTGCCCCGGGCACGCCATCCAACTGACAGAACAATTATGGAATATAatggggttttttttgttttacgtCAACCTACGGGAGGTTTAGAAAGTGGAAAGAAAATTATGGATAGCTATTCACAACAAAGATAATTGTGTGTCGGAACTCACTATGAGTCCTagatttttcatttatgtCCAGAAGTTGGCGGGAGCAAAGCTAACCTCCAAAGCATGTACTCACAGATCTCCGACAAACAGCGCGAGCAGCGCGGCGTTGACCGCGGCCCAGCAGAGCGCGCGCTCGCGCCGCccggccgccgcgcgcgcctccACCGCGCTCGCCACCAGCGGGCTGTGCCCGGGCTGCGGCAGCGCCGGCCTgcacatcataataatattgtcaCAACTACATTCATACAATCAGTAGAAACAACTGAATAAATATCCATAATTAAATGAGAATGTTACTTACATTGTTCAGCAACTGAATTTGCTTAGATTGGTCGTATGAACTAGAATGTAGTTAtcattgaaataataaaattcgtTCTTTTTCGTGGTGAAAAAGTTAATGTTTGTTttgacattttttttcttctacaGATCCAGATTAAAATCCAGTAACTGGAATAAATTTTAACAGATCAAACTATTGTCATGCATGCCACTGCCATAATATGCCAGCAGCAACAGCCAAGCCAACTTGCTCAGTGCTCAATCTACAGTCAGACCTTCCACAGACCGTCATGTTCTTAAAGGCGGGCGACCAAAActgtaaagctgcgtacagaccgggccaacgaacgccaacgtttatcccaacgatggatatttatcatacataatacaggccagattgcagcaacgaaggtcaacgaaatccgttcgttggcgttcgttgggccggtctgtacgcagcttaaaacgatgggagattttcaaccatagacaaacaaccatagattatagatgacttcatactcaaccatggaagtaataatacaactcCACAACAacgttgtattattacttccatgtaCTCAACAGCCtctcaacagcactgcatttttttttagatgccggctaaagctgcgtacacaccgggccaacgaacgcccaacgaacgccaacggttatcccaacgatggatatttatcatacataatacagggcagattgcagcaacgaaggccaacgaaatcCGTTcgttaaaaaaatgcagtgctggTGAGTATGAAGTCATCTATAATCTATGgttgtttgtctatggttgaaaatctcccataTAATACAGTGGTAAAATTTTGTGCACGTTTCAACAAAGGTATCAAAAATACTTTTTCCAACTTTGATAAGTGTGGCTATTCttaagatttttaaatttgccGACATTATGCCAAGACTCGCTTGTCAGACTCTACCGTGTCGTCGGCTTGTCGGCTCGCCAGTGGATAACCGCCTTTATAAATCTGTGTTGTCTCTGTGAAGAcgccgacacactagcggacgcggcAGTAAGCCGCGACTGATAGTGTGCACGGTCTTTTGGGACAGTTCGTACCAGATCGCTCTCGGACGACTGAAAGCTGAACGACCAAGACGTCCGAGAGCGATCTGGCACgaactgaaaatgaaaatgtaaatgaaaaaatatttatttaaaactgtcCCAAAAGACCGCGCAGACTATCAGTCACGGCTGACAGCCACGTCCGTAAGCCGCGTCCGCTTATGTGTCGGCGGCGCCTTGACGCTGTGATGTCAAACCTGTGTCAAACCCATAggctctctaatctgtggtcaaaccacagagtaggtactataaactataaatttctcagataaatttaaatttggattTTGGTTTGGTTTTCACTGAGGTTTTCACCAATTTCAACTTTTCATGTCTACTTTCCCTATTATGTTGCTCTCTGGCTTGTTTGGTGTCCCAATTTCTACAGATCTTCCCAGATCTAACAcaaatttgtatttaaaacaatGTCGAAAAAAACTCGCGGGCCGAACTTTACCGTAATTGAGAAAGACAttcttataaatttaataactaaatataagGATGTGGTGGAGAACAAAAAGACTGATTACTGATAATGAGACCAATGCCAAGAAAAACAAAGTATGGAGGAAAATAAGCGAcgagtttaatttaaaaaactctAGCTGTGTCCGAAACACGGGACAATTAAAGACACTGTGGGAAAACATAAAAAGAACCACAAGAAAAGATAAGGCAAAAACTAAGAAAGAAATACGCCTAACAACAGGTATCTACATAGTAAAATCAGTGGTGTGTTGGTGCAGTGTACTCAATTCGTCTCATGGTTGTATCATGTACTTAttattcaatataattttttgcAGGAAGAGGCGGGACAAATCCATTCCAAGGCCAGGTAGAAATAATACTTGGGACAACACTAAGTGGAATCGAGAATCCATTAGATAGTGATGCAAACTTGgttttaaagaaagttttaGCAAATGAAGTAGAAGTATCAGAAAATGAATCATATCAATCAGAGATCTCAAACACCAAGACTTCCGTAGTAGACCAATGCTTCATAGGAGCAGAGAATGAATCTGGTCAATCACAGATGTATCAAGACAACATAACAAGAGAATATGAATGCATGACAAATGTGTCTGATggattagtaaataataaagaacaCAGTCCTACATGGTTGCAAAAAAGAAGACCAAAATATACTGATCTACAATATAAGATACTAGAACATAAACTAGAATTGGCTaagttattacaaaaaaatgctGAATCAGAGGGGAagatgaaatataaaattcagGAGGAGCAattaaaacaagaaaaaatcAACACAAAAATTTTAGAGCTAAAACTGAAAGCAGCACAGTatgaattattaaataagaataattaataatttatgctGCATCATCTTCTAGTCtgatcaatattttttttataatagcataaattttgaaatacttagggacattttatacatttagttaagtaaattaggtacataaaaacattaaaaaccagccaacacataatattatgtaattacaaaGTTCTACATCAGGTTCATCCTCAGGTAAATAGTCCTGGGCCTTTATCAGGATATTATGTAAAACTGCTGTGGCCACTGTTGGGGTTGATTGATGCCCACAACAACGGGGTTGATAGTTAATGATAATTGATAGTTTGATAGGGTGAGTGCCGAACCGCCGCGTGACGTATGATAATGAAAAGACGTCGTAATGTGTGAACGGTATATTGAACACTGAAATatgattatgtaggtacaattgaCGCTAAGTCTAAGTAGGTCGCACGTTTAAGTAAATGCAAACTAATGCCTAGATGTTAACTCTAACATCTTCCCCACTCAGAGAAGAGAGAAAATGATATTGAAACGAAATGATAAAATTGAATACATGATCTACTGATAAGGTAATGACTAAGTAAATTATCTGAAATTGATACATTTCTTAAATAGAAGTTATtccaaaaattataatattaatagaaTTAATCTAAAGTTAACAGTTAATCTAATGATAGTTAGAAAATGATTTTGTCCAATCACATTGATCGattgtacttatttttacGCGCACATACTACTGGAATTTTATGACCACTATCACTGCACTCATAAGATAGATTTTGCAATCGAATGTTGTCACTACACAACACACTGGAGTGGCCCACCAGGACCGGAGAGCCCGGGCGGGGGGCCGCTGGGCGGGCTGCCGGGGCCGCCGGCGCCCGGGCGCGCTGCCTGCCGCCGCACGCTCGCCGCCACGCCACCGCCGCGCCGACGATCGCCAGGGTCGCTACTATCCCGTACACCGCCACGTAGTGATGAATGTCATGATTGCTCATACTGCTTGCTACCAGAGGTACTCTCTGCTTCATGTCATCCAGTTGTGTCTGAACTTCTGATAATTGTTGCTGGTGCTCTTGGTCTGATATTGATTCTGTGGTGATATTCTCTAATGGCAGCGTTATATTAAACATGTGATTAATAGCAGCCATTTTTGGTAGTTCTATTTCGGAGTGCAGTACTAATTTGTTGGATTTCTGATTGTGTGAGTATAATGTAAACTCTTTTGATTTTATAGCACAATCGGTTCCGACAGCAAACATGCCAGCtgattgtaattgtaatgatGTAATCTGATCTGggcataataatttaatcaacAGGGCATTTATCGCaacagaaataaaagtatgtatttatttgacTCAGCTCTATCCATTCATTGTCGCATAGCTGGACAGCTGTTTTACATAGACTTGACCCATTTTTCTTCTGACATACTTACATCTTCATCACTTTtgattgaatatactggagaCCTTAAGTTGCAAATGATTGATGACTGATCCCTCTCCATACATAACTGTAATTCATTTTGAGACACTCGAATCATCGTATCCTTTCTTAGGTTTATAGCAATGTAATTTTATACTGGAACTATGCTGACTTTACGATTTTGTATTTGATGGGGAattggtattatttttaaaatctcgTAGTAGTCTCTGGTGACTAAGGGTATGGTTATTTCAATGATGATATAGTTTTTTGATAGTTTTGCTCTTGTTTTTAATAGATGATAAATTTTCGCTAAGTTTGAGTCTTCACCAGGCAGTGTAAGGTCCTTGGTAAGATGAGATGATATGATATTGAGCTCGTGTTGTAGTTGTTCAGGTGTTATTagatgtaagtttattttcccATGATAGATGTTGGTAATGGTATCGAGTAGGTCATTTTGCATAGATTTGATTTGAGAAATTAGATTACTGGTTATAGCAGCTGACATCGTGAAGTCATTGATTAATGATATGCTGTTCAAGTCTTTCTGAATATTATTCTGATTCTGTTCTAAATTTAACAGTCTCTTGTTGATCGCCTTATGATGTTTATCCATAATATCCTCAGATCTTTTGATAAAGTTAAACTCTGCTTCAACTATCGATGTCTGGTTTTTCCACAACATTGCtaaatgattttgattttgctTGATGAGGTTGATGTCATTCTCATATTTTTCTGCAAACTGGCTGTCTAGTACACCAAATAAGGTATTAGCTACGTTTCCCACGAGGTTGACTAAGCCTCGTCTGCGCCGGCGCCTCACCGTCTGTTGATTTGATAGTACACCATCGTAGTGCTTTATTTCTCCGAACTCGTGTCGCAGTTGTAACATGATCTCTTCACAGTGTGACTGACTTCTTATCTTGGTACATACTTTGTTTATGTAATATAAGTACTCTGTAATTGTCGACAAGCCGTCTCGGTATgggttcatgtcataataaaCGATAAGCCGCCACTCATCTCTTATTAATTGTGCGTTTGATATTTTGTCAAAATAGACTGATTGATTGTTTTTGAACCTTGTATAGTTGTAGGCACATTCGGAGTTTGATATTAGGCTGAAGAAGAACAATAATGCTGATACGAGTAATGATAGGTTGAATGGTTTCTTCTTTTTGATTGTTCTTTTTGgtcttttgttttgttcagtGGGAGGCAAGTTGCGTTGAGCATTTGATGAGTCATCGCTTTCTGCTGCTTGGTTGTTGATAGTTTGATAATTTTGCTCTACAGGCAGTATTGATAATTTAACGATAGGACGTTTTATTATGCCGTTTTTCGTTTTGACAGTTACCACCCTCACGTATCCGTCCTTTCCCGGACGGACCTCTAAGATTCGGCCCATTGGCCACTTCCCAGCCGGCAAATTCGCGTCATTTATGATAACTATCTCCGACCTTGAAGTTTGGTTGAGGGCTACGCCATTTACCCTTGATGGATAACTGCGTGAGATATTCATTTCTCCATCGCCTCCAGATGTCgttgaatattttttgagTATGATACCATCTACTTCTATGATCTTCTTCCGTTTCAATCACGTTTAGAGAAGGACCGCTTGCCAAAAAGTGCGAAGGTGTTAAACAATCTAGCTCATTCGGGTCTTCTGTGATTGGGCACAGGGGCCTACTGTTCAAACAGGCTTCTAGCTGAGCGAGTAACGTGGAGTACTCCTCAAATGTCAGTTTTTGATCGCCGACAACTCTCTTTAGGTGATGTTTCAGTTGTTTGACCTGACTCTCCCACAAACCTCCTGCTGATGGCCATGATGGTCCTTGGAAATGCCATTCGATATTCATATCTGCTATCTCGCTCATGAACTCTGTACCGAATGTTTCTTTGATCTGTTCGTATTCTTCTTTCAGTTTTCGGTCAGCGCCAATGAAGCAGGATCCAAAATCGCTGTACAGGTGCCCAGGTGTCCCTCTTTTTGCTGATAGGCGTTTTAGGGCTGCAAGCATCGCTGATGTTGATAAATCCGAAACTAATTCGAGATGCACGGCTTTTGTCACCATACATACAAATACCGCAACATATCCTTTTGATGTTTTGGTGCCTCGACCTTTACTAGGTTTCACATAAAGATGGCCGGTGTAATCGACACCTGTATGATAAAACGGTCGAGCGGTGTTGATTCTTGGCTCCGGTAGGTCACCCATTAGTTGTTGATGTTTTGATGGTGAGTGCTTTCTGCACTTAACACACAATCTTATTTGCTTTTTTACAACACGGTAACCACCAATAATCCAGTACTTTTGTCTGATTACTCCTGTAGTCATTTTAGGTCCACCGTGGAATGTGAGTTTATGTGTTTGATCTATGATAAGTTCCGATAATCTGCACTTTTCTGGTATGATGATCGGGTGCTTCATATCGGGGTGCATGTTAGCGTGTTTCAATCTACCCCCTACCCTGAGGATACCTTCCTCGTCTAAAAAGGGCGTAAGACACAACAGTTTGCTTTTTCCGCTGATACTCTGGCCTGATTGTAATTTATCTATCTCCTTGCTATACTCAGCCTGCTGTGTgtgctttattattatgattttgcTGATTCTGAGTTCGCTGATGGACAGATAAGGTTTCCAAATTTGCTGTTTTTTGTGATGTTTGTCTGATAAATATTGCACGAAACGCTTCAACCATGCGATTGAACGCACAACTTTTTTCAGGGAGCTGAAATGCTTGATGACCTTATTGATGACGTCATTGTTGTCTTGCTGCGTGACGTTTACTTGTTTTATCTTTTTGATTTCTTGATCGGTTTGATATGTTTCCTTTTGAGCGGTTGTTTTTTCGAACTCTCGAAGCCATTCCGGCCCGCACCACCAGAGGGCGTTGTTCTTGAGTTCTGTGGCTGATTGTCCTCGGCTAGCACAGTCTGCCGGATTATCTGCTGATGCCACATACCTCCATGAGTCTGATGGGATGGTCATCgttttggtccttcgagccttCGGAACAGGCGGGATCAGTCGCGAGTGTCGTGAATCTTAGCATTTGTGCTTCGCGAGTGGTTTACCTATTGTTTTGCAAGGATTTATCATTTGGAGACCTGTGGAGTCAGGGAACCATCAAACTATCATCTTCAGCCAGCTTTATCAAGTAAGatctttccttttttttttgcttgcTCTCAACTTAAAAAATGGAAGTCAACATGGAAGACATCCTAGCTACGAAACAGCAAATCATTGATGCTATGGAAAGTCTCTATATCAACTTTAAAAAAGACCCCAAGGATCGCAAATCAAAAACTGATTATTTCAAGCGGAAATTAGATGTGCTTAATAGTTATTGGGGCGAATTTCAAagtaatcatattaaattatgtggATTTGACGACAAATCGCACGAATATTTCGTCAACAACGTCTTTGAGGCAGTACGCGTTCGTTACGAATATATCATGAATCAAATTAAGGAATcaaaatcatcattatcagcacCTTTTATGAAACCACCCGTCCTAAAATTGGGAACGGGAACAGCACAACAGCATGAGCACGTCGATGAGGCGTCAAGGATGCAGCAGCCGGCCTCAGCAGCACCTGGAACTAGTCGGGCGACGGATTTGGTACCTGTTGACAGCATCAACATGAAAGAGTCAGGAGCCGTACCTCGGGACACTTCAACATTGACCCCGGCACCTATCAAATTCAAAGTGAAGACTAGCTCACACGACGCCGATGACGATCCCTCAGAACAGATGCAGCCTGAGAGATGCTCTGAGAAACTTATCAAACAAAATAGCATACAATTTTCGAGCTTTAAACAGAACATTATCAAGCATTAATTTAGACGATTTATCAGAGAGATGGGAATTGGAAGATTGTCTTAAAACGCTGCAAACCAGGTGGCGTGCTATTGATTCTCTTCATTGGGAGTTGGATGGAGAATTGAACGGCCAGAATCTGGAGTATGAAGAAGCATTTTCTGAGTACGAGCAGTGTTACAATGAGATGAAAAGAGCCATCAATAAGAAAATGTGGAGCACGCAGCATCGTGAGAAGTCTACACCAGTTCTGGAGATTCCTCAATTCCATGGAAATTATCACTTATGGACCTCATTCAAAGATCTCTTCATGGAGGCCATACATAACAACTCATCGCTCTCTAATGCGCAGAAGATGCAGTTCCTGAAATCTAAAGTTAAAGGTGAGGCGGAGCGCCTTATACAACACCTCAAAGTAAGCAGCGATAACTACGGAGCGTGCTGGGAAATACTTAACAATAGATATAATAACCGGAAGGAAGCTCATCTTCTCAGCTCATATCAATATCATGTTAAATCTACCATCGATGCAAAATCAAGCTTCTATCAACCAGATCAAGCGACTACATGACGTCACCATCGAGTGCCTGAACGCAGTCAAAAATCTAGGAATCGACACTGCCACTTGGGACCCATTACTAGTCCACATTTTGTCACAAAAGCTAGATGCGAGTACAAATGAGGCATACATCGATTCTCTCCAAAAACCGTTTGAGTTACCCACCCTTGCGgaatttttatcatttctgGAAGGCAAATTCAGGAAAATGGAGTCAGCCTCCGGAAAAACTAAAATCGAGGAAAATATCACCccacaaaaatctaaaatatcatttatcaagccgaaaaatttaaacaaaaattaccAGCAATCATTTACGTCATTGAATAAAAGTAGCGCACGTCCGGTctacaataaaaacaacaacttCGCAAAAAGATGCCCGATTTGCGACACATTCGAACACGCGTTATTCTATTGCCCTCAATTCTTAGAAATGGAaaacaaatcaaaattaaacatCATCAATAAGCATGACTTATGCAAAAACTGTCTGTATTGTCACTTTGGAAAGCCGTGTATATCAGAAAAACGCTGTCAAAAATGCAATTCAGATCATAACACCAtcttatagtgccacaaacttatctgttccggtgagagcgaactaaattggtccatataatctatgtcaatatgaaattcattagtacagtaagtaatgaggtatggaccaatttagttcgctctcaccggaacagataagtttgtggcactatacatgACGCATTTTCGCAAGGCCATCAATATGGCCAAACAGCATCGCGACCGACATCATCGAACATCAAGTTTGAGCCAAATAGGAATAAAAATACTCACGTGTCACTACAACGTGACGTTCCACCCGAAGTACTGTTGGCCACAGCTATGCTAAAAGTAAAATCAGCGGATGGTACATATCATACATTAAGGGCACTTATAGATCAAGGATCACAAACATCTTTAATCACAGAAAAGGCAGCGCAGGCATTGAGACTATCGAGAAGCAAATTCCACGGTATCATATCAGGAGTAGGTACTAAGGAAAGTACTTGTAAAGTTATCACCAAAATCTGTTGCTCATCAATGGACAACAATTATCAATTCGAGACCGaggtacttatcatgaaaTCTCTTATCAAAAATTTACCCAGTGTCTCATTTAATGAACCAGAATGgtcatttttaaacaatatcaAACTTGCTGATCCACAGTTTTATATAAGTCGGCCAGTCGATTTACTGCTCGGCGCTGATATATACTCTATCATTTTGTTGGAAGGAATATGCAAGCAAC
Protein-coding regions in this window:
- the LOC125489993 gene encoding uncharacterized protein LOC125489993; its protein translation is MLNLPSMQNQASINQIKRLHDVTIECLNAVKNLGIDTATWDPLLVHILSQKLDASTNEAYIDSLQKPFELPTLAEFLSFLEGKFRKMESASGKTKIEENITPQKSKISFIKPKNLNKNYQQSFTSLNKSSARPVYNKNNNFAKRCPICDTFEHALFYCPQFLEMENKSKLNIINKHDLCKNCLYCHFGKPCISEKRCQKCNSDHNTILHDAFSQGHQYGQTASRPTSSNIKFEPNRNKNTHVSLQRDVPPEVLLATAMLKVKSADGTYHTLRALIDQGSQTSLITEKAAQALRLSRSKFHGIISGVGTKESTCKVITKICCSSMDNNYQFETEQVFMSQIGWDDQLPKDLTTEWMVLREDIININYYKIQRWLGTVNGDEIELHGFCDASLKAYACVIYCKIKRGDHVSINQPLPLPLALQGIIP
- the LOC119690588 gene encoding uncharacterized protein LOC119690588, translated to MWWRTKRLITDNETNAKKNKVWRKISDEFNLKNSSCVRNTGQLKTLWENIKRTTRKDKAKTKKEIRLTTGRGGTNPFQGQVEIILGTTLSGIENPLDSDANLVLKKVLANEVEVSENESYQSEISNTKTSVVDQCFIGAENESGQSQMYQDNITREYECMTNVSDGLVNNKEHSPTWLQKRRPKYTDLQYKILEHKLELAKLLQKNAESEGKMKYKIQEEQLKQEKINTKILELKLKAAQYELLNKNN